The following coding sequences lie in one Arachis stenosperma cultivar V10309 chromosome 5, arast.V10309.gnm1.PFL2, whole genome shotgun sequence genomic window:
- the LOC130983170 gene encoding pectate lyase-like — MAKVYNLFLLLCFVAVIPTLHANILANTTYAKQHITTIDNEYWKEKAAIARKMSEEAYFPDPHELSRNFTSLITEDIAGNNHVRRNLNGQRAGVACEATNNIDRCWRCDPNWADNRQKLVNCVQGFGRKTTGGKGGPIYVVTSPADNDMVNPKPGTLRHAVTRDGPLWIIFARSMNIRLNQELMVSSNKTIDGRGVDIYITKGAGITLQYVSNVIIHGIKIHDIVPGTGGLIRDSESHFGFRTRSDGDGISIFGASNIWIDHVSMRKCSDGLIDAIMGSTAITISNSHFTDHNDVMLFGANDQHTIDKVMQITLVFNHFGKRLIQRMPRCRFGFVHVVNNDYTHWEMYAIGGSSKPTIISEGNRFVAPDNNNAKEVTKRVTNDDWKNWQWRSINDAFVNGAFFVQSGPELVDRPFSSKDMIAGKDGSYVQRLTSFAGSLKCRVGKPC, encoded by the exons ATGGCAAAGGTGTACAACTTGTTCCTTTTGTTGTGTTTTGTTGCTGTGATACCAACCTTGCATGCCAATATCTTAGCGAATACTACGTATGCGAAACAACATATCACAACAATTGACAATGAATATTGGAAAGAAAAGGCAGCAATTGCTAGAAAAATGAGTGAAGAAGCATATTTTCCTGATCCGCATGAACTTTCCAGAAATTTTACCTCTCTTATTACTGA agacATAGCTGGTAACAACCATGTAAGAAGGAACTTGAATGGTCAAAGGGCAGGAGTTGCATGTGAGGCAACCAATAACATTGATAGATGTTGGAGGTGTGACCCCAATTGGGCAGATAATCGCCAAAAACTTGTAAATTGCGTTCAAGGTTTTGGAAGAAAAACTACTGGAGGAAAGGGAGGTCCAATCTACGTAGTTACTAGTCCTGCTGACAATGACATGGTTAATCCAAAACCAGGTACCCTTCGCCATGCAGTCACAAGAGATGGACCTTTGTGGATTATCTTTGCTCGTAGCATGAATATTAGACTCAACCAAGAGCTCATGGTGTCTAGTAACAAGACAATTGACGGAAGAGGAGTTGATATCTACATTACTAAAGGTGCAGGCATCACCCTCCAATACGTCAGTAATGTTATCATCCATGGAATCAAGATTCATGATATTGTTCCCGGTACCGGTGGACTTATTAGGGATTCTGAGAGCCATTTTGGGTTTAGGACACGCAGTGATGGTGATGGAATATCCATCTTTGGTGCCAGCAATATTTGGATTGACCATGTTTCCATGAGAAAATGCTCTGATGGTCTTATTGATGCCATTATGGGATCTACAGCTATTACCATCTCTAATAGTCATTTCACAGACCATAATGAC GTGATGCTCTTTGGTGCCAATGACCAACACACAATTGACAAGGTGATGCAAATCACCCTAGTTTTCAACCACTTTGGCAAGAGATTAATCCAAAGAATGCCAAGGTGCAGATTTGGATTTGTTCACGTTGTCAACAATGATTATACTCATTGGGAAATGTATGCCATTGGTGGTAGCAGCAAACCTACGATCATTAGTGAAGGAAATCGGTTCGTGGCTCCTGATAATAACAATGCTAAAGAG GTCACGAAGAGAGTAACCAATGATGATTGGAAGAATTGGCAATGGAGATCAATCAACGATGCGTTTGTTAATGGAGCATTTTTCGTACAATCTGGACCTGAACTCGTAGACAGGCCATTCTCAAGCAAGGACATGATTGCAGGAAAAGATGGTTCATACGTGCAAAGACTTACTTCTTTTGCTGGCTCCCTTAAATGTAGAGTTGGTAAACCTTGCTAG